A window of the Chloroflexus sp. Y-396-1 genome harbors these coding sequences:
- a CDS encoding phosphoadenylyl-sulfate reductase, with amino-acid sequence MTEYWDEHTDPLEVIRWALTNYPDLLITSAFNLNGIVLLELAALAGYTGEVVFVDTGYHFPETLATRDRLIERYPQMRFVTLSANIPLDPWGQEQFRTDPDGCCRIRKIAPLREYLARKKPSALLNARSRDQALTRQHLGFLEFGERLRINPLAYWSRQQIELFAQTYQLPVNPLYWVGFLSIGCWPCTRAVQPGEDVRAGRWSGQGKTECGLWVGRQSL; translated from the coding sequence ATGACTGAATATTGGGATGAGCATACCGATCCCCTTGAAGTGATTCGCTGGGCACTGACGAATTATCCGGATTTGCTCATAACCAGCGCCTTCAACCTCAACGGTATTGTGCTACTTGAGCTGGCAGCCTTGGCTGGCTACACCGGGGAGGTGGTCTTTGTCGATACAGGTTACCACTTTCCCGAAACCCTGGCTACTCGTGATCGGTTGATAGAACGTTACCCACAGATGCGGTTTGTAACGCTCAGTGCAAACATACCGCTCGATCCGTGGGGGCAAGAACAGTTTCGCACTGATCCAGACGGTTGTTGTCGTATTCGCAAGATAGCTCCTTTACGTGAATATCTGGCTCGTAAAAAGCCTTCAGCACTCTTGAACGCTCGTAGCCGAGATCAGGCATTGACACGCCAGCATTTGGGGTTTCTTGAATTCGGTGAACGGTTGCGAATCAACCCTCTGGCCTACTGGAGCCGTCAGCAGATAGAGCTGTTTGCTCAAACGTATCAACTACCGGTGAATCCGCTGTACTGGGTAGGTTTCTTGAGTATTGGCTGTTGGCCTTGTACGCGAGCAGTGCAACCCGGTGAGGATGTGCGGGCTGGTCGTTGGTCAGGTCAGGGAAAAACAGAGTGTGGGTTGTGGGTTGGTAGACAATCACTCTGA
- the cysC gene encoding adenylyl-sulfate kinase, which yields MRTAFPTTSRSGLVIWFTGLSGAGKTTLARALATVLQEAGYPVEQLDGDIVREHLSKGLGFSREDRDTNIRRIGFVANLLAKHGVIVLVSAISPYRATRTEVLAAAPRKLEVFVEAPLEVLIQRDVKGLYAKALRGEIAQFTGISDPYEPPLNPDLHLRTDQMTLRACLDQLLVALERLDITVRRR from the coding sequence GTGCGAACTGCTTTTCCAACAACCTCTCGATCAGGGCTTGTGATCTGGTTTACCGGACTTTCTGGAGCAGGAAAAACGACACTGGCTCGTGCCCTGGCAACAGTTCTGCAGGAAGCTGGTTACCCCGTCGAGCAGCTCGATGGTGATATTGTGCGCGAGCATCTATCAAAGGGGTTAGGCTTTAGTCGCGAAGATCGTGATACCAACATCCGGCGGATTGGTTTTGTCGCAAACTTGCTGGCGAAACACGGTGTTATTGTGCTGGTCAGTGCTATTAGCCCCTACCGTGCGACTCGGACCGAAGTTCTAGCGGCTGCGCCCAGGAAACTAGAGGTGTTTGTCGAAGCTCCGCTAGAAGTCTTGATCCAGCGCGATGTGAAGGGATTGTATGCCAAAGCATTGCGTGGTGAAATTGCTCAATTTACTGGGATTTCCGATCCCTACGAACCTCCGCTCAATCCTGATCTGCATCTGCGCACCGATCAGATGACCTTGCGCGCATGCCTCGATCAGTTGCTCGTTGCCCTTGAACGGTTGGATATTACGGTGAGGAGGAGATAA
- the trpA gene encoding tryptophan synthase subunit alpha, whose translation MSRIAETFARLRTAGRIALMPYLTVGFPERTSTLELVPALEAAGANLFELGVPFSDPLADGTTIQRATQRALENGITIADCIATVAELRARQVKAPLLLMGYYNPLLRYGLERACADLAAAGGDGWIIPDLPLEEASDLRQTAAAHQLDLIMFVAPTTPPDRIAQIAAQASGFLYIVSLTGVTGARQMLAQNLADLIRSVREHTELPLVVGFGISQPAHVAEVARIADGAIVGSALIDRLERLAPDERVSGAAAYIRELLSASERP comes from the coding sequence ATGAGCCGCATAGCCGAAACCTTTGCCAGACTCCGTACAGCAGGGCGAATTGCCCTTATGCCATACCTGACCGTTGGCTTTCCCGAACGCACCAGCACGCTTGAACTGGTACCGGCGCTAGAAGCGGCCGGAGCCAATCTGTTTGAGTTAGGCGTTCCCTTCTCCGATCCTCTGGCCGATGGTACAACTATTCAGCGGGCAACGCAACGCGCCCTGGAGAATGGGATCACAATTGCCGACTGTATTGCAACCGTGGCCGAACTACGTGCCCGCCAGGTCAAGGCGCCACTGCTTTTGATGGGATATTACAACCCCCTGTTGCGATACGGCCTCGAACGGGCCTGCGCCGATCTGGCAGCAGCCGGCGGCGATGGCTGGATCATCCCCGATCTACCGCTTGAAGAAGCCTCAGACCTTCGTCAGACCGCGGCAGCGCATCAGCTCGATTTGATCATGTTTGTTGCCCCAACCACCCCACCGGATCGTATTGCCCAAATTGCTGCACAAGCCAGTGGTTTTCTCTACATTGTTTCCCTCACCGGTGTTACCGGTGCACGACAGATGCTAGCGCAGAACCTGGCCGATCTTATTCGCAGTGTGCGCGAGCATACCGAACTACCGTTAGTGGTTGGCTTTGGTATCAGTCAGCCGGCACACGTTGCCGAAGTGGCCCGAATTGCCGATGGTGCCATCGTTGGGAGTGCACTTATTGATCGGCTAGAACGATTGGCGCCAGACGAACGAGTGAGTGGTGCAGCAGCGTACATTCGTGAGCTGCTGAGTGCAAGTGAACGACCGTGA
- the cobA gene encoding uroporphyrinogen-III C-methyltransferase, which translates to MSKVYLVGAGPGDPELLTLKALRVLAEAEVVLYDRLVSAAILELVNPLAERIYVGKVRGEQAHVQREILHLLLAYARSGRKVVRLKGGDPMIYGRGGEEWLFLAQQGISVELVPGISSALALPGMVGIPLTLRGVGRGFAVMCGQTQGGSLPDIAPYAQIDTLVILMGVEQRAELAANLIRVGRDPWEPCAFIENGSMPEERVILTSLASVAQRDVAVKAPAVWVIGAVVMVREQLQAIASLAASSSIVTTMELPVNFSVTSRKQTVAVEHG; encoded by the coding sequence ATGAGCAAAGTTTATCTGGTCGGAGCTGGTCCCGGAGACCCAGAGCTACTGACCCTCAAGGCGTTGCGTGTGCTCGCCGAAGCTGAGGTCGTGCTCTATGATCGGCTGGTTTCAGCAGCCATTCTCGAACTGGTTAACCCCTTAGCTGAGCGCATCTACGTTGGTAAAGTCAGGGGTGAACAAGCGCACGTTCAGCGCGAGATTCTTCATCTGCTTCTCGCTTATGCTCGCTCTGGGCGGAAGGTAGTGCGCCTCAAAGGGGGCGACCCTATGATTTATGGCCGAGGAGGTGAAGAATGGCTGTTCCTGGCTCAGCAAGGGATTTCTGTCGAACTGGTACCCGGAATTAGCTCTGCGTTAGCTCTACCAGGGATGGTCGGCATTCCTCTTACGTTGCGTGGTGTCGGGCGAGGATTCGCTGTGATGTGCGGACAAACTCAAGGCGGAAGCTTACCTGATATTGCGCCGTATGCTCAAATTGATACGTTGGTGATCTTGATGGGAGTAGAGCAACGGGCTGAACTGGCTGCGAACCTTATTCGGGTTGGGCGTGACCCATGGGAACCTTGCGCCTTTATCGAAAACGGCTCGATGCCAGAAGAACGGGTCATCCTCACTTCTTTGGCTTCGGTAGCGCAGAGGGATGTTGCCGTTAAAGCACCAGCAGTTTGGGTGATTGGTGCAGTTGTTATGGTGAGAGAGCAATTGCAGGCGATTGCATCTCTCGCGGCCTCCAGTTCAATCGTGACCACAATGGAGCTGCCGGTCAATTTCAGTGTAACTTCCCGTAAACAGACAGTCGCTGTTGAACACGGATAG
- the sat gene encoding sulfate adenylyltransferase: MTSVSHLPKPHGGVLVERIRPAHLHEFDHLPALELDERAYADLELIATGVYSPLEGFMGQADYLSVLEAMRLANGLPWSIPITLGVSKREAAQYRKTVRLTRSGQTVGLLEVEEQYQPDKEHEASAVYRTTDLAHPGVAALFAQGEVYLAGKVQLFVLDRGPFPEHHYTPSETRQLFQERGWKTVVAFQTRNPIHRAHEYLHKIALEYLDGLFLHPLVGTTKSDDVPATVRMAAYKVLLERYYPSDRVLLGVYPAAMRYAGPREAILHAISRKNYGCTHFIVGRDHAGVGNYYGPYEAQSIFANFSPEEIGIQILKFDHTFYCRACATVVSPRTCPHDAQYHLTLSGTRVRELLRAGMPLPPEFTRPEVAEVLRAAYQAL, from the coding sequence ATGACATCGGTGAGTCATTTACCAAAACCTCATGGTGGCGTGTTGGTCGAGCGGATTCGTCCTGCTCACCTGCATGAATTCGATCATCTGCCGGCGCTTGAGCTTGATGAACGGGCGTATGCTGATCTTGAACTGATCGCTACTGGCGTTTATTCCCCGCTAGAGGGTTTCATGGGGCAGGCCGATTATCTGAGTGTGTTGGAAGCAATGCGATTGGCAAATGGTCTGCCGTGGAGTATTCCAATTACGTTGGGTGTATCTAAACGTGAAGCTGCGCAGTACCGGAAGACCGTTCGATTGACCAGGAGTGGACAGACGGTAGGACTGCTCGAAGTGGAAGAACAGTATCAACCAGATAAAGAGCACGAGGCATCAGCAGTCTATCGTACAACAGATCTGGCCCATCCTGGTGTTGCGGCACTGTTTGCCCAGGGTGAGGTGTACCTGGCTGGTAAAGTGCAATTGTTTGTATTGGATCGCGGGCCGTTTCCCGAACACCACTACACGCCCAGTGAGACTCGGCAACTGTTCCAGGAGCGAGGATGGAAGACGGTTGTTGCATTTCAGACTCGCAATCCGATCCACCGGGCACATGAGTATCTGCACAAAATTGCCCTTGAATATCTCGATGGCTTGTTTCTCCATCCGCTTGTGGGTACCACTAAGTCTGATGATGTGCCTGCTACCGTGCGAATGGCAGCTTATAAGGTGCTACTCGAACGATACTATCCGTCGGATCGAGTGCTGTTAGGTGTTTATCCTGCGGCGATGCGTTATGCAGGGCCACGCGAGGCTATTTTGCATGCAATTAGCCGTAAGAACTATGGCTGCACTCATTTTATTGTGGGGCGTGATCACGCAGGGGTTGGTAACTACTATGGCCCCTACGAGGCACAGTCGATCTTTGCGAATTTCAGCCCTGAGGAAATCGGCATCCAAATCCTTAAATTTGATCATACGTTCTACTGCCGTGCCTGCGCAACAGTAGTCTCGCCACGGACATGCCCACACGATGCCCAATACCATCTGACTCTCTCAGGCACACGGGTACGTGAGTTGCTACGTGCGGGAATGCCGTTACCACCAGAGTTTACTCGACCTGAAGTAGCCGAGGTGCTACGGGCCGCGTATCAGGCGTTGTAG
- a CDS encoding Lrp/AsnC ligand binding domain-containing protein → MEARAYVLIEAESGKIGEVLAALRAIDGLIAVDAVTGPYDIVATLQTPDPRQIGRLVMSEIHAISGIKRTITCMVIG, encoded by the coding sequence ATGGAAGCACGAGCGTATGTGTTAATTGAGGCCGAGTCGGGTAAAATCGGCGAGGTATTGGCCGCCCTCCGCGCAATCGATGGTCTTATTGCCGTTGATGCGGTTACCGGTCCTTACGACATCGTGGCCACACTGCAAACCCCCGATCCACGCCAGATCGGTCGTCTGGTCATGAGCGAGATTCACGCGATTAGCGGGATCAAGCGAACTATTACGTGTATGGTTATTGGGTGA
- a CDS encoding BCD family MFS transporter, with the protein MAMADTLLRPVRQVQHWLEARPRLRMWLRVFRLSLFQFGMGLSLAPLTGTLNRVLINELGIAAFLVGSLLALHYFISPARAIVGFKSDVHRAAGRWRTPYLVLGAMLTYGGLATAPFSLILLSGEGYLPFPLAVIVCFGIFFAYGLGVNIAETIYLAIVSDVTPPEERGRVLSILWVALVLGTIVGSLLIGELLIDYSHTRLIQVMQGSALAFVFLTFLSMLDQERLKPNGELVDFTPVRVRETLGESLRMLAAQRPLRNLFIVLALATTGFAVHDVLLEPYGGQVLGMSVAETTRLTAVWGAGMLTAIVLTGWLLWRGHPALRMLGGASLLGVAGFSTISLANSPDLVGQFLAGVALIGMGRGMLIVGGLALVMGLCDRTHAGLFLALWGITQALSQGIGTIAAGLARDVIGRLSGEVASGYIAVYLSALLLIAIAGVLLLILRLRGQLRAEQVRSPWSSLEQVNADQIIF; encoded by the coding sequence ATGGCAATGGCAGATACGTTGCTACGTCCGGTTCGTCAGGTGCAACACTGGTTAGAGGCCCGTCCTCGCTTACGGATGTGGCTACGTGTGTTTCGTCTCAGTCTCTTCCAGTTTGGCATGGGTCTCTCGCTGGCGCCGTTGACCGGTACGCTCAATCGGGTGCTGATCAACGAGTTGGGCATCGCTGCATTTCTCGTCGGGTCGTTGCTCGCGCTTCACTATTTTATCTCACCTGCTCGGGCAATTGTTGGCTTTAAGTCGGATGTTCATCGGGCGGCCGGTCGCTGGCGGACACCGTATCTGGTACTTGGTGCTATGCTAACCTACGGAGGGTTGGCTACTGCGCCCTTCTCGCTCATTCTTCTTAGTGGTGAAGGTTATTTACCCTTCCCACTGGCTGTTATCGTCTGTTTCGGTATCTTTTTTGCCTATGGGCTGGGGGTGAATATCGCCGAGACCATCTATCTCGCTATTGTGAGTGATGTGACACCACCGGAAGAGCGAGGGCGCGTGCTAAGCATCCTGTGGGTCGCTCTGGTTTTGGGTACGATTGTTGGCTCGCTGTTGATCGGCGAGCTGCTGATCGACTACAGTCACACCCGTTTGATCCAGGTGATGCAAGGCTCAGCATTGGCCTTCGTGTTCCTGACGTTCCTGTCAATGCTTGATCAGGAGCGGTTGAAACCCAACGGCGAGCTAGTTGATTTTACGCCAGTACGTGTACGCGAAACGTTGGGCGAGTCGCTCCGCATGCTGGCCGCACAGCGACCGCTGCGGAATCTCTTCATCGTGCTAGCGCTGGCAACGACCGGTTTTGCGGTGCACGATGTGTTACTCGAACCTTACGGTGGGCAGGTACTGGGGATGAGTGTAGCCGAAACGACCCGCCTGACCGCAGTCTGGGGCGCCGGTATGTTGACGGCGATTGTGTTAACCGGTTGGTTGCTCTGGCGTGGGCATCCGGCGTTGCGTATGCTTGGTGGCGCCTCGTTGTTAGGTGTGGCCGGATTTTCTACTATCAGCCTTGCCAATTCGCCTGATCTTGTTGGTCAGTTTCTAGCAGGTGTTGCCCTGATCGGGATGGGGCGCGGCATGCTGATTGTGGGTGGTCTGGCGCTGGTGATGGGATTGTGCGACCGAACCCATGCTGGTCTCTTCCTGGCGCTCTGGGGAATTACTCAGGCGCTGTCGCAAGGGATCGGAACGATTGCTGCTGGTCTTGCGCGTGATGTGATCGGACGCCTCAGCGGTGAGGTGGCTAGTGGTTATATCGCCGTCTATCTAAGTGCATTGCTGTTGATCGCAATCGCTGGTGTCCTGCTATTGATCCTCCGTCTACGCGGTCAGCTCCGTGCTGAGCAGGTGCGTTCACCGTGGAGTAGCTTAGAGCAGGTGAATGCCGATCAAATTATCTTCTAA
- a CDS encoding bifunctional precorrin-2 dehydrogenase/sirohydrochlorin ferrochelatase — protein sequence MYYPVMLDLSGKRVLFVGGGGETEVKVQRLIEAGAWVRLISPFAHPALEPIAQTTQLDWQRREYRYGDLEGFMLCFVHLPDTCLNARIAQEARERGIWLNAVDDPQYCDFILPSVHNQGDLVIAVSTSGVAPALAVRIRERLAQEYGPEYAVYLQMLRAFRTLVRQAYPHSFAERKAAWYRMVDSSALDLLRAGAYAQAQALLLQTLYTSASAPVVELRTRQQETV from the coding sequence ATGTACTATCCGGTCATGCTGGACTTAAGCGGCAAACGGGTGCTCTTTGTTGGTGGTGGCGGCGAGACCGAAGTTAAAGTACAGCGCCTGATAGAAGCGGGGGCATGGGTCAGACTGATTTCTCCCTTCGCCCACCCTGCACTTGAACCTATTGCTCAAACGACCCAGCTCGATTGGCAGCGACGTGAGTATCGTTACGGCGATCTGGAAGGTTTCATGCTCTGTTTTGTACACCTACCTGATACGTGTCTCAATGCTAGGATTGCTCAGGAAGCCCGTGAACGAGGGATCTGGCTCAATGCTGTAGACGATCCACAGTACTGCGATTTCATTCTGCCTTCGGTGCATAACCAGGGCGATCTTGTCATTGCTGTTTCGACCAGTGGTGTGGCGCCGGCTCTTGCTGTGCGGATCAGAGAGCGCCTGGCACAAGAGTATGGCCCTGAGTACGCTGTGTATCTCCAAATGCTGCGTGCGTTTCGTACACTGGTTCGGCAGGCTTATCCGCATAGTTTTGCTGAACGCAAAGCAGCCTGGTACCGCATGGTAGATAGTTCTGCACTGGATCTGCTACGTGCAGGCGCGTATGCTCAGGCTCAGGCGCTGCTTTTGCAGACACTGTATACCTCTGCCTCGGCGCCAGTGGTTGAACTTAGAACTCGTCAACAGGAGACCGTATGA
- a CDS encoding acetamidase/formamidase family protein has product MEHVLEKGKVHHKWDNSLPPAIEIAAGDIVHCETAEVTNNQVTPGCDASVLLNLDFGQLYPLAGPIFVKDAMPGDILEVEILRLQPLDWGWTGIIPGLGLLAQDFTTPYIRHFDLSNGQTAPLRDDIHIPLQPFCGTMGVALDEPGAFDVLPTGKGGGNIDTRHLNVGAKLYLPVFVPGALFSAGDCHAAQGDGEVCVTGIECPMQFSLRFNVIKGRSLKPWRYHFYTPPGPIQPAYDARGYYVTTAIGPDLMENARNAVRDMIEWLTDNYRLSREDAYVLCSLAGDLRISQIVDAPNWCVSFYMALSVFR; this is encoded by the coding sequence ATGGAACACGTGCTGGAAAAAGGCAAAGTGCATCACAAGTGGGATAATAGCCTACCTCCTGCCATCGAGATCGCTGCTGGCGACATTGTTCACTGCGAGACGGCCGAAGTAACGAATAATCAGGTCACGCCGGGCTGTGACGCCAGTGTTTTGCTGAATCTCGACTTCGGACAGCTTTACCCATTAGCCGGCCCCATCTTCGTGAAAGACGCTATGCCGGGCGATATTCTGGAGGTTGAGATTCTTCGGTTACAACCGCTTGATTGGGGTTGGACGGGAATTATTCCCGGTTTAGGGTTACTCGCTCAGGATTTCACCACCCCATACATTCGCCATTTCGACCTGAGCAATGGGCAAACAGCGCCACTCCGTGATGACATTCACATTCCCCTCCAACCATTTTGCGGCACGATGGGAGTAGCGCTTGACGAACCTGGTGCATTTGATGTCTTACCAACCGGCAAAGGTGGTGGCAATATTGACACTCGCCATCTTAATGTCGGTGCTAAGCTCTATCTGCCGGTCTTTGTTCCAGGTGCACTCTTTTCAGCCGGTGACTGCCACGCCGCACAAGGCGATGGTGAAGTGTGTGTAACCGGCATCGAATGTCCGATGCAATTTTCACTACGTTTCAATGTCATTAAGGGTCGCTCATTAAAGCCGTGGCGCTATCACTTTTACACACCTCCTGGACCGATTCAGCCGGCATACGATGCACGAGGGTATTATGTCACCACGGCAATTGGTCCTGATCTGATGGAGAACGCTCGAAACGCTGTGCGCGATATGATTGAATGGTTAACCGATAATTATCGCCTCAGCCGTGAAGATGCTTACGTGTTATGTAGTCTCGCAGGTGACTTACGGATCAGCCAGATCGTTGATGCACCTAACTGGTGTGTATCATTTTATATGGCGCTGAGTGTCTTCCGCTGA
- a CDS encoding NADPH-dependent assimilatory sulfite reductase hemoprotein subunit: MSDTPKLSKVEQIKLTSRHLRGPIDQELHNGSDHFSDEGYQILKFHGIYQQENRDVRKARKARGLGPEYAFMIRVAIPGGRLSPEQYLVLDRLADELGNATLRITTRQAIQYHGVRKGGLKPLIQILHRNLLTTLSACGDVVRNIVACPAPFVDRQRTELMRYARELSDRLKPGTHAYYEIWLDGEKAATLEEEEPLYGDTYLPRKFKIAFAFPGDNCVDVYTQDIGIVPWVEGQLRGFTILVGGGMGQSHGVKDTHPLLAKPLTTVAAEQLFEVVEAIVKVQRDHGRRDDRKFARMKYLVEQWGIERFKVEVERYLGYTLADPRPLIWLSADDHLGWHEQGDGRLFFGLFVENGRIRDNLRAAIRTVVQHFALEVRLTPQQNILFVNIDPADRAAIEKIFFDHDVALPGSVPLVVQQAMACPALPTCGLAITESERVMPQMIREIQALLSRLRLHDGPVPHVRMTGCPNGCARPYTAEIGLVGRSLNSYTIYLGGSSLGNRLGELYLDNVKREAIVSSLEPVFAAYQRERQPGESFGDFCHRMGIVALQQLVPNYKEDDSAG, translated from the coding sequence ATGTCAGATACACCAAAGCTTTCAAAAGTCGAGCAGATTAAACTGACCAGCCGACATCTGCGCGGGCCAATAGACCAGGAATTACACAACGGTAGCGATCATTTCAGTGATGAGGGGTACCAGATTCTTAAGTTCCACGGGATTTACCAACAAGAGAATCGGGATGTACGTAAAGCTCGGAAAGCTCGTGGGTTAGGGCCTGAGTACGCTTTTATGATCCGGGTAGCCATCCCCGGTGGTCGGCTCAGTCCAGAGCAGTATCTTGTCCTTGACCGACTCGCCGATGAACTAGGAAATGCTACGCTGCGTATTACTACGCGCCAGGCTATTCAGTATCACGGTGTGCGCAAGGGTGGCCTGAAACCGCTCATCCAGATCCTTCATCGAAACCTGTTAACGACTCTCTCGGCATGTGGCGATGTCGTGCGAAATATTGTTGCCTGCCCGGCGCCTTTTGTTGATCGCCAACGCACAGAATTGATGCGCTATGCCCGAGAACTCTCTGATCGTCTGAAGCCCGGAACCCACGCTTACTACGAGATTTGGCTAGATGGCGAAAAGGCGGCAACGTTGGAGGAGGAAGAACCCCTTTACGGTGATACCTACTTGCCACGTAAGTTTAAAATCGCCTTCGCTTTTCCCGGTGACAATTGTGTCGATGTTTACACCCAGGACATCGGTATCGTACCGTGGGTTGAGGGGCAGCTACGAGGTTTTACGATACTGGTTGGTGGTGGTATGGGGCAGAGCCATGGCGTGAAGGATACGCATCCTCTCCTGGCCAAACCTTTGACTACAGTCGCAGCCGAGCAACTTTTTGAAGTTGTAGAGGCTATCGTCAAGGTACAACGTGATCATGGTCGGCGTGACGATCGTAAGTTTGCGCGGATGAAGTACCTGGTTGAACAGTGGGGTATTGAACGCTTTAAGGTTGAGGTAGAGCGCTATCTAGGCTATACGCTGGCAGATCCCAGACCACTGATCTGGTTAAGTGCTGACGATCATCTTGGTTGGCACGAACAAGGGGATGGACGACTCTTCTTCGGTCTTTTCGTAGAGAACGGACGGATCAGAGATAATCTTCGGGCAGCCATTCGCACCGTCGTCCAACATTTTGCTCTCGAAGTGCGCTTGACCCCCCAGCAGAATATCCTTTTTGTCAACATCGACCCGGCAGATAGAGCGGCAATTGAGAAGATATTCTTTGATCACGATGTGGCGTTACCCGGTAGTGTACCACTTGTCGTCCAACAAGCGATGGCCTGTCCGGCGCTTCCTACTTGTGGATTGGCAATTACTGAAAGTGAGCGGGTTATGCCACAGATGATTCGTGAAATCCAGGCGTTGTTAAGCCGATTAAGACTACACGATGGCCCTGTCCCGCATGTGCGCATGACCGGTTGTCCGAACGGTTGTGCGCGTCCCTATACTGCCGAAATTGGTCTGGTAGGGCGGAGTTTGAATTCCTACACCATTTACCTGGGTGGTAGTTCGTTAGGCAATCGGCTCGGTGAACTTTACCTTGACAACGTCAAACGTGAGGCGATTGTATCAAGTCTTGAACCGGTGTTTGCGGCATATCAGCGTGAACGGCAACCGGGTGAGTCGTTCGGGGATTTCTGCCATCGGATGGGCATCGTGGCTTTACAGCAACTTGTTCCGAACTACAAAGAAGATGATAGTGCAGGGTGA